CGATGCTACCGAAATTTCATTTGACAGTGAAATTACCAAATCAAGATCCCTAGAAAGGCAATGGTTATTCGGTGAAGCTACAGAGGTTCAAGAAGCGGCAGTTTCTATTGGTGTTTATCTTAAAGCATATGCAATGTTGGAAGACGTTTTAAATGAGATTTGTAATATTTATCAGGAATTAAAAGGTTTATCAGCTAGTTATAGAGAGCTGGACGGTGGTGGTATCGTGAGGGCATCTTTATATATAAAGAATGCTGTAGGCATTAACAGTAGTTTATCGCGTGATTGGCAGTTGCTTCGTCACTGGAATACAATTAGAAATCAGGTGATGCATGAAGACGCTAAAATGAATTCTAATCCTAAATTATTAGAGTCAATAAATATGTTAGGCATTAATTCTATTCGGGATACAACAATTGGTAAAACTGAGGTAATAAATATTACATTACAAAACGTTAAAGATTTTTTAATTCTAATTGATAAATGTTTATCGGCATTTGTATTGCATGAGGATTATTGGGAATAAGTTTCTGAAACCTTGTGTATAACATTACTCGATTTGGAAACCTGTGCGGGCCAATATTTAAAATGGATTGGGATATTGACTATATATGATTTTGTCGTTATCCTCTTTTTTATCTAAAATAGAAAATTGCTATATTGTAATGTACAAAGGTACCATTTCACAGACAAACGGGTTATAGGATATTCCAAAGCCTGAATTACCACGTAAAAGAATGGTGTAATTTCTGCTACCGATTATATGCTTTATTGGATTGTTCTATTTATTATCAATGCCAATTTATATGCTGAAATCCCTGGGAGTATTAAACATTATAGCGACTTAGACCTATTATCTTTTTACTATAATAACCTTGTATTAATATTCTGTTATTGGTATTCTATTAGTAAGACTTTATTGATTATTTTAGTGAAAAGTTCATTGACTGGATACTATTGAGAGTCTAAAGGTCCATATTAACATGTTCAAAAATATACTTCCTTGGAAAGGGTGCTTATCTTGAGTAATGTAATTTCTTTTCTTAATATGAAGGGGGGAGTCGGTAAAACGACTCTTTGTAAGGAAATCGGCTTTTATTTATCTAAAAATAATAAAAAGGTTCTATTAATTGATGTTGATCCACAGGGAAATTTAACGCAGTCAATATTTGAAAAGTTCAACTACAAACACCACTATGAAACAGACAACGAAATCAATTACAAATACACCGTTTGTACTTCAACTATTAACAAGGTATTTGAATATACATCATTAGTTGATAGTCTCAAGGAGGAAGAATGCATTCTTGAATTAAATGATACCCTTTCAATTATACCTGGCGATTTAAATACAGTCTTTTTTGAAAGATCAAACGGCGGGTCAGAAAAAGAAAACGCTATTAAAAATTTTATCGAAGACTTTCAACTTAAAGATAAATATGATTATATATTAATGGATTGTCCACCTACATATTCTTTTTACACGACTGCGGCATTATTAGCTAGCGATTTCTATTTATCTCCAATTCATCCTGATTCCTATTCTATCCTCGGAATTGATTTATTGTTTCAAGTAGTTGACAGACTAAAAAAAGTTCATAGGGATAGATTTAAAATAACCCCTCTAGAACATTTAGGTGTTATTTTTACCAATATACCAAGGGAAGCAAGTATCTCTACTGGAATGAGACGGATGATACAAGACATAAAAGAAAGTAGTACATTAAATAGTTTGGAAGTAATTTTTTTCAATGAATACTTTCATAATAATCCTGAATTTCCTAAAAGAATAGATTACTTTATAGAAGATTCTAGAAGCGATTACTCATATAAAAATTTGCGAACAATAGTAAAAGAATTTGATGAAAAAATTAACAGTTTTAAACCAGAGGAATCCGGGGTGAGATAGAAATGCTTGTTAGGGGTAATCAGAGCAAGGCTAACCAAATTATTACAGATAAAATTAACATGATTAGAAAATCGGATAGCGAGGATAAAATTCGTGTTGAATTATATAGTATAATTACTTTTATGATTCTATCTACAGAAATTTTCCCTAAAAATATTGATATCAAAAGGTTTTTAATAGATAAGGATGATATATTTAAAGAATTTAGACCGTATTTATATGCTAGTCGAACGATTTTATTGGCTAGAATTTTAAGGGTTATTAGTTCGAAAGAAAAAAGGTTTCTATACAATTTTTCATTGGATTTAAAAAGTAAACTTGATGAGTTTTCCGAATCGGAAAACTCAGGAAAACTAATTGTTGGGAAGAGCTCGGAAAGGTCACGAAAATCGAAAAATTATACTGATTCTTTATTTGAAAGGTTTAAACGAGAGGAATGATTTAATGTTCAATCCAGAGTTTGAAAAATATAAAT
This genomic window from Sporosarcina sp. Marseille-Q4063 contains:
- a CDS encoding ParA family protein, which produces MSNVISFLNMKGGVGKTTLCKEIGFYLSKNNKKVLLIDVDPQGNLTQSIFEKFNYKHHYETDNEINYKYTVCTSTINKVFEYTSLVDSLKEEECILELNDTLSIIPGDLNTVFFERSNGGSEKENAIKNFIEDFQLKDKYDYILMDCPPTYSFYTTAALLASDFYLSPIHPDSYSILGIDLLFQVVDRLKKVHRDRFKITPLEHLGVIFTNIPREASISTGMRRMIQDIKESSTLNSLEVIFFNEYFHNNPEFPKRIDYFIEDSRSDYSYKNLRTIVKEFDEKINSFKPEESGVR